Below is a genomic region from Bradyrhizobium sp. 1(2017).
GCTTCATCCTCGCCCGCCGTAACCATGGCGACGTGCGCCCGGTTGGCTCCGCTCTCCCGGCGGAGCCACGCACACGAGGAGCATGCCATGAGAGGTGCGGACAAGGTGATCTGCCAGGCGGCCGCCGTGCTGCTGTTGTTTTCCGTCGCGAGCACGCCGGCGAAGGCGCAGTTCGCCGGCTTTGGCGGCGCCGGCGGCGAGGACATGATGACCCAGATGGCCCCGATGCTGGAGATGATGAAGGCGAAGATGGGCAAGCGCCGCTTCGCGATGCTGATGCAGACCATGGGTCCGATGATGAGCCGCATGATGGAGAATGGCGGCGGTGGGATTGGTGGCATGATGGGCGGTGGCGGTCTTGGCGGCGGCTTTGGTGCGCCGAATTATGGCGGGTACACGCCGATGGGCGGAGGCGGCTATATGCCGGCCGGGCTCGGCGCCATGGGCGGCGGCGACGTCATGGGCATGCTCGGCGGTTCCGGAGGCAGCGACATGATGGCGATGATCCCGCAATTGATGCGGCTCGCCAATGCCGGCGGCGGAGGCGGAGGCGGCCATCGCCGCCACAAGCGTCGCTAATCCGCAGCGCCCGACAGTGCCGGCCTGATCGCGGGCCTGCCCTCGCGCGGTCCCCAGCGCGTCAACACCACGCTGGAGCACGACAACAGGCCGAGCACCACCATCGAGCTTGCGGCGAGCCAGAAGAAGCTCTGCGCGGTGGCGTCGTGGGTCGACAGCCACCAGCCGACGGCCGCGATGTAGATCAGCCGCGCCGTCTGCGCCAGCACCGGCCCGATCACCTTGGCCGCACCTTGCGAGGAGAAATACATCGTCGTCGCAAGGCCGAAGAAGGCGTAGAACGGTCCGACCGTCGAGAGATATTGATGGCTCGCCGCGCGGACGGCCACGCTGTCGGTGAAGATGTTGACCCACAGATCGGGGAAGATCGCAACCAGGCATGCCGGCGCGCCGACCGCCACGAAGGCGGCAGCGCTGGCGATCCAGGCGATGCGCCGGGCCCGCGCGATGCGGCCCGCGCCGATTGCCATTCCGACCATCGGCACACAGGCAATGCCGAACGAGAACGCGATCGAGGTCAGCAGGAATTCCAGGCGGGCGCCTATGCCGTAGCCGGCGAGGATCGCGGTGCCGAACTGCGCCAGCATGTGGGTGAAGATCGAGATCGTCAGCACCGATTGTAGCGGCGAGAAGCAGGCGATGGCGCCGACCTTGAGGATGTCGAAGAACATCGCCCATTGGATGCGCAAGCCCCGCAAGCTCAGCACGATCCCGGCGCGGCCCGAGAACAGATACCAGCCCATGATGCAGATGTTCATGCAATAGGCGATCAACGCACCGGCGGCGACGCCGCGCATGCCGAACTGCGGCACCGGGCCGAGCCCGAGGCCCAGGGTGCCGCCGAGCACGATCTGCCAGGCCGCCGAGTTGAGAATGAGGAACGACGGCAGCTTCATGTTTCCGGTGCCGCGCAGGACGCCGGCCATGGTGTTGAGCAGCCAGGGCAGCACCGCGCCGCCGAAAAACACCTGGGTGTAGGCGATGGCGTGGCTCAGCACGTTGCCGCGGCCGCCGAGCAATTCCAGAACGCGCGGCCCGAAGATCAGCATGCCCAGCATGAAGACGAGACCGAAGCTGATGCCGATCAGCAGCGCATGCATCGCGAGCGTGCCGGCGCGTTCGCGATCCCCCGCGCCGAGCGCGCGCGCGATGGCGGAGGCCACCGCCCCGCCCATGGCGCCGCCCGACATCGTCATGGTCAGGATCACGGTCGGAAACACCAGCGCCATCGCGGCCAGCGCCTCGACACCGAGCCGGCCGACATAAGAGGTCTCCGCGATCACCACGCAGATGCCGGCCGATAGCCCGATGACATTCGGCCAGGTGAGGGAGAGCAGCGTGCGCAGGATCGGACCGTCGGTCAGCGCGCTCATGATCGGCCGCGGTGGCGGCGGCAGCGGACGCTCTTGTTCATCGACCGGAATTTCGGCGATGTCGGACATGTCCTCTCCGGGGCGCGAGCGCCATTTGCGGCGCGGCAATGAACAGGTGTGCCAAGAAATCTATTCGCGCGGAGCGCGCGACCGGGGCTTGTTAGCACGGTGCGCGCCGATTCCTCCTGCGCAGGGTGCAGGCGTGCCCTGCGGCAGCGCATTTCGACAGGTGAAACTACCGGATCGTCCACACCAACGGCGGCCGGCCGCCTGCAGATGGCCGCGGATGCACGCCGATGTGCCGCCCGCATCCCGCAGCGAGGCCTTCGAACAGCCCCTCCAGCACCTTGGCGCAGGCGGGATGATAGTCGGTGACGTCGTCCATCAGTTTCCAGCTCTGCTGAGTTGTTTCGAACGCGCCCGCTGATTGCGTCATCTCGGCTGCATCATCCTGCGCGGCGAACAGCGCGTTCAGGAACGTTGCGAAATCGGCCGCACCACCGCGGCTCATCGACAGCGCGGCTGCGACCTCGTCGAAATATTGCATGCCGATCAATTTGCCGGTGAGGTGCAGGAGATAGCCGGCATCCTCGGGGCCGAACAGCTGCACCATGACGGGCGCTGCGGTGCGGACATATTCCATCGCATAGTTGCGATAGGCTTTTTCGAGCCGCGGCTTCGGCCAGCTCGCGACCGGCAGCGCCGGCGCGCTCGTCGCATCGAACAACGGCGCCTCGAGATGACGCGCGAAGACAAGCCGCTGGTCGAGCTCGAGCGGGTGGTCGTATTGATGGTAGTAGCCTTCGAGGCCGTCCTGGCCGTCGACGCTCTGCTTGGTGCAGACGAAACCCAGGCGGAGATCGCCGAGCGCGACGCCGTTGTTGGCGTGCCAGCCGCGCAGCATGGCGCGCGATACCTCGCCGGGCACGCCGCAGATCGCGGTGCCCTTCCAGATCCAGCGCGGCGGCGGATAGCGGATCCAGGCCTTGGTGTCGCTCTCATACATGTATTCGACGTGCACGCCGCCGATCCAGTTGGAGAGATAGTGATATTGCGCAGCGGCCACCGCCGGCGGCAGATGACGGAGGCCGAGCTTTTCGAGCCCCGGCAGGAAGCGCTCCTGCTGCTGTCGGCGGAACACGCGAAAGACGAATTCAGCGGCATCCGCCGTGCCGCGCCGCGTGACTACGGTGAGGATGAGGCCGGTGAAGTAAGCGTGATAGAGATCGGCGACCGCGCGCCAGCGCTTCCATTGAGCTTCCTGCGCGAGGTCTGATGCGGCGGCCGTCATGTTCGCTCCCGATCGTCATTTTGATCGAGTGTGTCACTGCGTCGGGTAGCAGGCAACATGACGCGGGTGCAGGCCGCCCTGCACGGCGCGCCGTCAATTCCGCATCACGAATTTTGCCAAGCCTTAATCATGTAAAGCCTTAATTACGTGAAGCCTTGGCCGCTCGCTCGCGCTCGACGCGTTCGGTCACGTCGCGCGCCATCGCCGCCGACCCTTGCACAAGCCCGCCGGCGTCGCGCACGAGCGCGAAGGTCATCTCGATGTAGAGCTTGCGCCCGCTCTTGTGCAGCGCGCGTGTCAGCGTCGGCCGCCCCGCAAGCTTCATCGCGCCACTGGCGAGCGCGGCTTCAAAACCCTTCCAGTGCGCAGGCCGCAGATGTTCGGGAATGATCAGGTCGAGGTTCTGGCCGAGCGCTTCCTCCGCCGTGAAACCGAACAGCGCGGTGGAGGCACGATTCCAGCGTGTGATGGTGCCGGAGCGATCGGAATAGATCAGAGCGTCGGCGACGTCGTTGAGAATCTGCGCGTCGAGTTCGGATTGATCGGCCATCTCGTCACCTCGCGTGCACCCTGGATGCGCTTTGCGTCCCGACACATTCGGTGTCGCCACCCGACTTGATCGGGTGATCCCGTATTCCAGAGGCGATTGTTATAGCGCAGATTGGCCGCGGCGTACTGGATGTCCCGGTCAAGCCGGGGCATGACAGTGACGGATGTGGCTACACCCGAAAATGCTTCGATAGCTTGAGGCCCTGTGCCTGGTAGTTCGAGCCGATGCGCTGGCCGTACATCGCATCGGGCCGGGCCAGCATCTTCTCGTAGACCAGGCGGCCGACGATCTGGCCGTGCTCGAGGATGAACGGCACCTCGCGCGAGCGGACCTCCAGCACGGCGCGCGATCCCAGCCCGCCGGCGCCGGCATAACCGAAGCCGGGATCGAAGAAGCCGGCATAGTGCACGCGGAATTCGCCGACCAGGGGATCGAACGGCACCATCTCCGCGGCGTAGTCGGGCGGAACCTGCACAGCTTCCTTGGAGGCGAGGATGTAGAACTCGCCGGGATCGAGGATCAGGCTGCCGTCGGGGCGGGCCGAGATCGGCTCCCAGAAATCCTCCACCGCGTAGCCGGAGCGGCGATCGACGTCGACCACGCCGGTATGGCGCTTGGCGCGATAGCCGACGAAGCCGTTCACCTTCTCGCCCGACAGATCGACCGACACAGCGACGCCGCCCGAGAGATCGGCATCGTCGATGTCGACGAGGCGCTCGGCGGCGTGCAAGCCATCGAGCTCGTCGGCATTGAGGATGGCATCGCCGGTGCGGAAGCGCACCTGCGACAGGCGCGAGCCCTCGCGCACCAGCACCGGAAACGTCTTCGGGCTGATCTCGGCATAGAGGGGGCCGTGATAGCCGGCGCCGATCATGTCGAAGCGGCGGGTGCCGTCGGCGATCACGCGGGTGAAGACGTCGAGCCGGCCGGTCGAGCTCTTGGGGTTCGCGGCCGCGACGATCTCCGGCGGCAGCGCGAGGCTTTCCAACAGCGGCACGATGTAGACGCAGTTGGTCTCGAGCACCGCGCCGTCGGCGAGGCTGAACTCGTGCAGCTTCAACTCGTCGATGCGCTCGGCGACGGTGGCGCCGGGCCCCGGCAGGAAGCTGGCACGGACGCGATAGGCGATGTCGCCGAGGCGCAGATCGAGGCTCGCCGGCTGGATCTGGCTTTCGACGAAATCGTAAGCGGGCAGGATGAGGCCCGCCTCCGCCATCGCCGCGATCATGCGGTCGGGCAGGATACCATTGGCGTCGGCAGCGACCGTGAACGTCAACCCGGGGTCCTCATCAGGGGTCCAGTGCATCCGGACATGCCGGAAATACTAGCCTTTTACGGCTATCCGATGGACGCCTTGACGAAAAGGGCAATGCGGAATATGAGCATCACTTATCCCGTGGTGATTTGAGCCGGCCGGCTTGCAGCCACGTTAAATAAGTCGCTAAACAGGCCGGGGACCTCTGTGATCCCGGCCCGTGGTTTTATCCAGGCCGGTTTTTTTGTGACCGTTTTCGACGAGACGGTCATTTCGGAGGGTCCTATGTCGAAGCCGACTGCCACTTACCGCCCCGAAACCCGCCTGGTCCATTCCGGCACCCTGCGCTCGCAATATGGCGAGACGTCAGAGGCGCTGTTCCTGACGCAGGGCTACGTCTACAACAGCGCCGAGGAGTGCGAGGCGCGGTTCAAGGGCGAAGATCCCGGCTTCATCTATTCGCGCTATTCCAACCCCACCATCGCGATGTTCGAGCGCCGCATGATCGAGCTCGAAGGTGCTGAAGCCGCCCGCTCGGCGGCAACCGGTATGGCCGCGGTGACGACTGCGATCCTGGCGCCGCTCAAGGCCGGCGATCACGTGGTGGCTTCGCGGGCGCTGTTCGGCTCGTGCCTCTACGTCATTCAGGATCTGCTGCCGCGCTACGGCATCGAGACCACGCTGGTCGACGGGCTCGATCTCGACCAGTGGCAGCGGGCGGTGAAGCCGAACACCAAGACGTTCTTCCTGGAGAGCCCGACCAACCCGACGCTCGACGTGCTCGACATTCCCGGCATCGCCGAGATCGCGCACAAGGGCGGCGCGCGGCTCGTCGTCGACAACGTGTTCGCGACCCCGATCTGGCAGAGCCCGCTTGCGCTCGGCGCCGACGTCGTCGTCTATTCCGCGACCAAGCACATCGACGGCCAGGGCCGGTGTCTCGGCGGCATCATCCTGTCCTCGGAAGCCTTCATTGCCGAGCACATCCATAATTTCATGCGCCAGACCGGCCCGTCGATCTCGCCGTTCAACGCCTGGGTCCTGCTCAAGGGCCTGGAGACGCTGGGCGTGCGCGTGCGCGCGCAGACCGACACCGCAGCGCGTATTGCCGAGGTGCTGGCGAGCCATCCGAAGATTTCACGGCTGGTCTATCCCGGCCGCGCCGATCATCCGCAGGCAGCTCTGGTGAAGAAGCAGATGCGCGGCGGTTCGACGCTGGTCGGCTTCGAGGTCAAGGGCGGCAAGCAGGCCGCGTTTCGCGTGCTCAACGAGTTGAAGCTGGCGAAGATCTCGAACAATCTCGGCGACGCCAAGAGCCTTGTCACGCATCCGGCCACGACGACGCATCAGCGCCTCAAGCCGGAAGACCGCGCCGCGCTCGGCATCAGCGAAGGCTTCATCCGCTTCTCCACGGGGCTGGAGCATGCGGATGACCTGATCGAGGATCTGACCGCGGCGCTGGAGAAGGCGTGAGGGTTGGAAATCGTAGGGTGGGTTAGCCCTGCAGATGTGCGAAGCGCATCTGCTCGGCGTAACCCACCACTTCTGTTACCGCGGGCACACAAGAGGTGGGTTACGCCTTCGGCTAACCCACCCTACCTACGGCACCGATATCACATCGGCCGGTACGTCTTCACATCCGCGGGCACGTTCACGCCCAGCTTGATCTGGCCGACGGAACGGATGATGTCGTCGCCGAGGAGCTGGGCGAAGCAGGCGTAGCCCCAATCGTTCATGTGCAGGCCGTCGGCGATGACGAAGCTCTCGACCGGGATCGATTGGTTCTCGTGCCAGTCGCGCATCACCTCGAAGCGCGGGAAGATGCCGACGTGGCGAAGCTCGGCGACCTTGCCGAGCAGCGTCACCATCTTGCCGGCGCTCTCCTTGCGCTGGTTGACGGCCGGCGAATATTGCGGATCGACCAGCACGATGTCGGCGCCGCCCGCAGCCTGGATGCGGCTGATGCCGTCCTCGACCAGTTTAGCGGTCTCGCCGGGATCGAGGTTGCGCAGCACGGCGTTGGTGCCGACCTGCCAGATCACGAGATCCGGATGCACGTCGATCACCTGCGTCTGGAGGCGCTTCATCATCTCGGGCGCATCCTCGCCGCCGACGCCGGCATTGATGACGGTGATGTCGGCGGTCGGATAGTGCCGGCGCAATTGTGCGGCGAGACGGTTCGGATAGTTGAAGTCCGGCGAGCTCGCACCGAAACCTGCGGTCGACGACGAGCCGAACGCGACGATGACGACGGGCTGGCCGGCGACGAGCTTGCTTGCGACATGCGGCAGCGAGCCCATCGCCTTCGAGGCGCCCTTCGGCGGCAGGCAGGGCACGCGGCTGAAGATGTCGCCGGCGGATTTTGCGACCTCCTTCACCTTGTCGATGGCCCGCGCCGCGACGCCGCGGTGTTCGGGGGACGTCGCTGCGACGGTGGTTTGGGAGGGCGCCGCGGACGCGGGATCAGCCGCTTGCGCGGCGTGCGTCTGCGCGCCGGCCTGCGAAGCGGGCATCAGCAACAACAGCATCGCCGCTGCGGGCGCAGCCAGCCATGGCGTCAGGCAAAAAGGGCGGAGAGAACTCATTAACGCTAGACCTCAATTTTGCTGCTGGGCCGGCTCCAGATGGGCAGCGTCGATCACGAATTGTGCCAACGCCCGGCCAAGGCAATCATGGACCTGTTTCGCCAGCTCGGGCCCGCGGGACGGGTTGAACAGGTCGAACTGGCCCTGATCATTCCACTGCCTCATGATCGCGAAACGGTCAAACAGCGGGATATCATGCTCCTGCGCCACTACCCGCATGTTGTCGAGGTATGGCGGCACCGAGATCATGGTTTCGGTACGCGGGCTGTACTGCAAATTCATCAAGACGACGTCGGCCCCTGCCTTTTGCAACGCAGTAACCCCTTCGGTCACTGCGCCGCGAAAATCGTCGGGATCGATGGCGCGGATAGCATCCACGGTCCCGGTCTGCCAGATGACCAAAGTAGGCGTTTTTGCTTCCATCAGCTTAACGAAAGTCGCCGCGGTCTCCTCTGCTGTCTTCTTGCTCTGTATTTCTACGGAGACGTGCACCGCCTCCGAGGGGGGCAGCTTGTCCTTGAGGCTCGCCTCCATGCGCGCCGGATATGAGCTGCTCTCCGAGGATGGAATCGTCGTCGAGCGGCTGCCGATGACCAGGATCTCCAGCGGCTTGCCGGCCTTGACGGCATCGGCGACCTTGGGAAGCTGGCTTTCGCTGGTCAGCAGATAGGACGGCAATTCGCACGCAGGGGGCACGGCGGAGGCCGCAGGCGCAGCATCGCCCGCGCGCGCCGTGGGCGCGGCGAGGCTACCGCATAGCAGGATCAGGCTCAGGAGAACCTTCGCCTTCATCAGCCCCCTCCCGCCAGATCGGCGTTGCCGACGGCGTTTTTGGTTTTCGCACCGCTCTTGTCAGCTACCCGCTTGTACCATGAAATGACCCAGGCCACCCCCCACATGATCAGGATTCCGGAGAGACTAATCAACGCATGCATGGCTGCGCCGCCCGAGACTTCGGCCAGGATGAAATGGCCGGCGAACGCCAGGAAGACGCCGAGGCAGAATATCTCGAGGGAATGCTGGCCGCACAGGATCAGGGGCCGCAGCCAGGGCGATTTCAGGCCCGGCCAGGTCCGCGGCAGGAAGCGCACGGTGAGCGCGGCCAGCGCCAGGAAATGCGTGAAACGCAGAACGTCGAGATCTGTCTTGTCGATCGGATACATCCATTGCTCGATGCGCTTCGGCATCAGGAGGCCGAGCTGCGGCACGTACCAGGTCAGCGTCACGTAAAATGCCGCGACGAGGTAGGCGATCGAGATCCACATCGTCACCGGTGACGCCAGGATACGCGACATGCGCCGCGCGCCTCCCAGCGCACACCAGGCGCCGAAGACGAACAGCAATTGCCAGGCGAAGGGATTGAAGGCCCAGAAGCCGTTCGGATATGCCGAAAGATAAAGATCGTATTCCCAGGTAACCGCGTAGAGCACGACCGAAAGGCCGAGCGTGACGTCGGGCCGCCACTTCATCGACCACAGGATCAGCGGCAGCGCCAGCATCAGAACGATGTAGAGCGGCAGCACGTCCATGTTGACGGGACGGAAGCGCAGCAGCAGCGCCTGCACGATGGTGACGTCGGGCTGCTTGAGGAAATCCAGGATTCCCATCTCTTCGGTGTAGAGCGGGTTTTCGAAGCTGGTCGCGACATAGGAGATTTCGGCGAGGAAGATGGTGAACAGGAAGACGTGGGCGACATAGATCTGCCAGACGCGCCGCAGGATGCGCGCGGTGGCGATGACGACGCCGCTCTCCAGCATCGCCCGACCATAGACGAAGGCGGCGGTGTAGCCGGAGATGAAGATGAAGATCTCGGTGGCGTCGCTGAAGCCGTAATTGCGGATGGTGAACCAGGTCAGCAGGCTGGGCGGCAGGTGGTCGATGAAGATCAGCCAGAGCGCCAGCCCGCGGAACAGATCGAGCCGCAGTTCGCGCTCGCCGATGGCCGGCAGCGTGATGGCCGGCGCGGCGGCGCGGGGCTTGGTGCCTGCGGGTTTGGCACCCGCGGTTCCCGCGATCGTCGATCCCGTCACTTGGTCGGCAATGGTCATCGGGACCCAAAAACCCTTCCGCAAATCGCGACGTGTCAGGCAGTGTACCGGTCCGGCCGATGTCTCGCAAAGCGGCCGGATCACATCGAGGTGTCCTTCCCCGCGAATTCTGGCGGGACGATGTCGCCAAAGCCGTGTTGCGGCGTTTGGTTCCCAGCCGGGATTCGGTATGATGACCACCATGTACCGCGCCGTGACCCGCCAGATCGAAGTGACCGTCGAGCCGAACTTTGTTCCGGAGCAGTCGTCGCCGGACCGCTCCCGCTATTTCTGGTCCTACACCATCGTCATCATCAATTCCGGCGGGGAGACCGTGCAGCTGAAGACGCGGCACTGGATCATCACCGACGCCTCCGGCCGCCAGCAGGAGGTGAAGGGCGAGGGTGTGGTCGGCGAGCAGCCGATCCTGGCCCCCGGCGAGCGCTTCGAATACACCTCCGGCGTCCCGCTCACGACCGCCTCCGGCTTCATGACCGGGCGTTACCAGATGGTCAGCGAAAGCGGCGAACGCTTCGAGATCGACGTGCCGACGTTCTCGCTCGACAGCCCCGACAACAAGCGGGTGTTGAATTAGCCTCCAGTGTCATTCCCCGCGCAGGCGGAGAATCCAGTACGCCGCAGCCCATCGATTGAATCGCAACCCTCTCGGAGTACTGGATCGCCCGATCAAGCCGGGCGATGACACCGCGTATGTGGCGTGCCGCTTCTCCGTCGTCATTGCGAGCGCAGCGAAGCAATCCAGAATCCCTCCGTCGAGACAGTCTGGATTGCTTCGTCGCAAGGGCTCCTCGCAATGACGGACGATAGGTTTACGCGTCCTCGACGCCCGCTTCATCCGGCGTGAACTGATAGACCGAGCTGCAGAACTCGCAGGTCACCACGACCTTGTCGTCCTTGACCATCGCGGCGCGGTCGTCGGACGAGAAGCTCTTGAGCATGGCGGCAACCGCATCCCGCGAGCAGGAGCATTGCGCCCTCAGCGACAGCGGGTTGAACACGCGCACGCCGCGCTCGTGAAACAGACGGAACAACAGCCGCTCGCCGGACAGCTCGGGATCGATCAACTCGACGT
It encodes:
- a CDS encoding MATE family efflux transporter gives rise to the protein MSDIAEIPVDEQERPLPPPPRPIMSALTDGPILRTLLSLTWPNVIGLSAGICVVIAETSYVGRLGVEALAAMALVFPTVILTMTMSGGAMGGAVASAIARALGAGDRERAGTLAMHALLIGISFGLVFMLGMLIFGPRVLELLGGRGNVLSHAIAYTQVFFGGAVLPWLLNTMAGVLRGTGNMKLPSFLILNSAAWQIVLGGTLGLGLGPVPQFGMRGVAAGALIAYCMNICIMGWYLFSGRAGIVLSLRGLRIQWAMFFDILKVGAIACFSPLQSVLTISIFTHMLAQFGTAILAGYGIGARLEFLLTSIAFSFGIACVPMVGMAIGAGRIARARRIAWIASAAAFVAVGAPACLVAIFPDLWVNIFTDSVAVRAASHQYLSTVGPFYAFFGLATTMYFSSQGAAKVIGPVLAQTARLIYIAAVGWWLSTHDATAQSFFWLAASSMVVLGLLSCSSVVLTRWGPREGRPAIRPALSGAAD
- a CDS encoding PAS domain S-box protein translates to MADQSELDAQILNDVADALIYSDRSGTITRWNRASTALFGFTAEEALGQNLDLIIPEHLRPAHWKGFEAALASGAMKLAGRPTLTRALHKSGRKLYIEMTFALVRDAGGLVQGSAAMARDVTERVERERAAKASRN
- a CDS encoding 2'-deoxycytidine 5'-triphosphate deaminase; translated protein: MHWTPDEDPGLTFTVAADANGILPDRMIAAMAEAGLILPAYDFVESQIQPASLDLRLGDIAYRVRASFLPGPGATVAERIDELKLHEFSLADGAVLETNCVYIVPLLESLALPPEIVAAANPKSSTGRLDVFTRVIADGTRRFDMIGAGYHGPLYAEISPKTFPVLVREGSRLSQVRFRTGDAILNADELDGLHAAERLVDIDDADLSGGVAVSVDLSGEKVNGFVGYRAKRHTGVVDVDRRSGYAVEDFWEPISARPDGSLILDPGEFYILASKEAVQVPPDYAAEMVPFDPLVGEFRVHYAGFFDPGFGYAGAGGLGSRAVLEVRSREVPFILEHGQIVGRLVYEKMLARPDAMYGQRIGSNYQAQGLKLSKHFRV
- a CDS encoding O-succinylhomoserine sulfhydrylase translates to MSKPTATYRPETRLVHSGTLRSQYGETSEALFLTQGYVYNSAEECEARFKGEDPGFIYSRYSNPTIAMFERRMIELEGAEAARSAATGMAAVTTAILAPLKAGDHVVASRALFGSCLYVIQDLLPRYGIETTLVDGLDLDQWQRAVKPNTKTFFLESPTNPTLDVLDIPGIAEIAHKGGARLVVDNVFATPIWQSPLALGADVVVYSATKHIDGQGRCLGGIILSSEAFIAEHIHNFMRQTGPSISPFNAWVLLKGLETLGVRVRAQTDTAARIAEVLASHPKISRLVYPGRADHPQAALVKKQMRGGSTLVGFEVKGGKQAAFRVLNELKLAKISNNLGDAKSLVTHPATTTHQRLKPEDRAALGISEGFIRFSTGLEHADDLIEDLTAALEKA
- a CDS encoding SGNH/GDSL hydrolase family protein yields the protein MSSLRPFCLTPWLAAPAAAMLLLLMPASQAGAQTHAAQAADPASAAPSQTTVAATSPEHRGVAARAIDKVKEVAKSAGDIFSRVPCLPPKGASKAMGSLPHVASKLVAGQPVVIVAFGSSSTAGFGASSPDFNYPNRLAAQLRRHYPTADITVINAGVGGEDAPEMMKRLQTQVIDVHPDLVIWQVGTNAVLRNLDPGETAKLVEDGISRIQAAGGADIVLVDPQYSPAVNQRKESAGKMVTLLGKVAELRHVGIFPRFEVMRDWHENQSIPVESFVIADGLHMNDWGYACFAQLLGDDIIRSVGQIKLGVNVPADVKTYRPM
- a CDS encoding SGNH/GDSL hydrolase family protein, producing the protein MKAKVLLSLILLCGSLAAPTARAGDAAPAASAVPPACELPSYLLTSESQLPKVADAVKAGKPLEILVIGSRSTTIPSSESSSYPARMEASLKDKLPPSEAVHVSVEIQSKKTAEETAATFVKLMEAKTPTLVIWQTGTVDAIRAIDPDDFRGAVTEGVTALQKAGADVVLMNLQYSPRTETMISVPPYLDNMRVVAQEHDIPLFDRFAIMRQWNDQGQFDLFNPSRGPELAKQVHDCLGRALAQFVIDAAHLEPAQQQN
- a CDS encoding OpgC domain-containing protein; translation: MTIADQVTGSTIAGTAGAKPAGTKPRAAAPAITLPAIGERELRLDLFRGLALWLIFIDHLPPSLLTWFTIRNYGFSDATEIFIFISGYTAAFVYGRAMLESGVVIATARILRRVWQIYVAHVFLFTIFLAEISYVATSFENPLYTEEMGILDFLKQPDVTIVQALLLRFRPVNMDVLPLYIVLMLALPLILWSMKWRPDVTLGLSVVLYAVTWEYDLYLSAYPNGFWAFNPFAWQLLFVFGAWCALGGARRMSRILASPVTMWISIAYLVAAFYVTLTWYVPQLGLLMPKRIEQWMYPIDKTDLDVLRFTHFLALAALTVRFLPRTWPGLKSPWLRPLILCGQHSLEIFCLGVFLAFAGHFILAEVSGGAAMHALISLSGILIMWGVAWVISWYKRVADKSGAKTKNAVGNADLAGGG
- the apaG gene encoding Co2+/Mg2+ efflux protein ApaG → MYRAVTRQIEVTVEPNFVPEQSSPDRSRYFWSYTIVIINSGGETVQLKTRHWIITDASGRQQEVKGEGVVGEQPILAPGERFEYTSGVPLTTASGFMTGRYQMVSESGERFEIDVPTFSLDSPDNKRVLN